The sequence GATCTTCCCATCACATGCTCGATGCGGGATCGTAGGGTAAGGGGTGCAACAAAAATCCGTCAAGTATTTTGGGTCCTTGTCACGTACGTTTCACACAAACTAAGACAGGTAGATGTGTAAAGTCTCTTTACTTCAAAACACTCTCATGTAATTACTTGAAAATTTAACTTGGGTCATACAATTATAATGATTGTTTGGGGTGATGTTctacaaataaaatttgttatatttgctTCTTTTGGAGAAAAAGTCAGGTCGTTTATCCTCGATTTTCTATTTGTGAACATTACTCATGCAAAAGAGTTCTGTTGCAAGTGAATAATTACTAACTCTCGGTAGAATCGACCGTGATATCTTGAATGTTTTTCTTCTGGTTTAAGAACAGAACAAAAACATACATTGCCAATTGTATGTTCATATTGGTGAACTGAAATAAAAGTACTAACCTGGATCCTCTCCTTCGCCTATAGATATGAAGCAAGTATCTCCAGTGCTCATATAAGGCACCCATGTCATTGTGTCGTCAATCTTATAGAGTTGACATCCATCTACAGAAAGACCAACTGAAATTTCGGCGTCATCCAAATGTATCACATCCTTGACTTTAGGTCCGCTAACTTTACTAGTGATCCATTTTCCAGTAAACATATCTGTCTTGATTTTAAttatgtttttcttgtttacacCGAAAAGCCTGCCGTCCGAAACCACTTCAACAGCTTTGAAGCAACAACCTTTCTTTAGTCTTTGCCATGTTGCCCCCTTGAGCTTTGATCTAGCCAACAGCCTGTTGTCGGGGCTGATTCCAATCAAGAACCCTCTTGTGCCCATCCTGATAGATTTTACACAGCAGCTGTTTTCTATGGGGCCAACCCAGGACCATACACCACCCCTTGACTTCCATTCGTAGAGCTGGTTGTCCGTACCCACTCCGACAACGATTCCACCAGGTTGTACCGCCACATTTAGAACACAGCAACTGTTTTCGATCGGATCAGTCCACGCACCGTCTTCATCCAAGACAACCATTTCATTGTTGGTGGTTACGCCTAGTATTGTCATATGGTGGTCTGTTGTAGAGAATATAAATTGTGGTGGAtattaaaagcaaaatatcgtTGGACCAAAATATTGTAAAGAATGGCGAACTTGACGGTTAcaacgtctgtctgtctgtctgtttgtctgtctgtgtatgtacgtctgtatgtatgtatgtatgtatgtatgtatgtatgtatgtatgtatgtatgtatgtatgtatgtatgtatgtatgtatgtatgtatgtatgtatgtatgtatgtatgtatgtatgtatgtgtatttatgtatgtatgtgtgtatgtgtgtgtagaatcttttaactgttcaaatttatcaaaagtgttagttgCCTTCTATCTAAAAGGTACAATATTAAAAATCACCCACAAAAACATATGAAtcgccaaaaaaagaaaaatagatgACCATAAATTAGCTGTTGaaaccaacattactacaatatcatattctccaaaattagttccaatcgtgtttacttGAAACTCTGTTTTTAATCCGTCTATGGCACTTACCGTCTTCAGCTCTCTTCTGTAGTTCAAAACTTGAAGTTTTCGCCTGTGGAACAAAAGCCAAATGGGTCCATGAGTAAATACAGTAAGAACATATacttcaaatcaaaattagCAATTATTACTAGAAAAACTCTAGATATCTCTCAATTCAGTTCTTTTGTGATTGGGCAATCTCTTTCGCAATCGTTCGCGTTCTTGTTCATTTCAGTCTTAAAATGATTATGTAAAAATGCAGTATTGCACTTCATATTGTAAACTGTAAAGCCTGAATATTATTTATGTTAGATTACTCAAAATTAGACTGCCTGCTTTTTGAGACACACAAAAAATTTGCAGACGTTTGGTAGATTGTTTAATTCTAATGAAGATGGTATCGTCTTCTTTCTCATGCTAATGGTAGTTATGTTGTGCaattcatattttcatgaactttcacCAATTTAAGGTTCATTGATTCTACAAAATTAACAACCACTGACTGTGAACTTTACACAAAAAATATCAGAACTAGATTAGTGTTTACATCAAAACACTTTCGAATAATTTGACTGCTGGCTGAGAACGTTTTGAGTTATCGATGCGTAATCAATGACAACGTTTGAcgtcacacagacacacagacaaacacaaaGACACACGAACAAATACACCGACACACACACTAACGTACAACACACGTGTGTTCCGATAAGCAGAAGCGTATAATCACACATTATGTAACGTTTTCATTATacatattgaatatgttattacactctttcaatttcaaggcacgCGCTTCCTTTCAAGCTCGTTACCCGACGTCAATAATCGATAATTGATTATGATATCATCGCAATTACACCAATGCTCAGGTACTCAGTGAAAGAGCTATCAATACTGCCGTGTCTAGAGGAAATGTCACCGCTAAAGGACACGTAGACGCCGTTCGATCATTTCTTCATGCATTCTTACTTCCCTTTGATGAATTTTGACATGGAAACGTTTGTGAATTACTCACACTCTAAGACTCAAGTCAGGAAAGGCTTTGAAACATCGAGTTTATGAAtagcaatcatacccatccgttATCAACAATCGTGAGTTAAAATGCCATAGGTATTGTGTATGACAAACATAGCACGACACGACACAGCAAAGCGCAGACTATAAACAAAGTATCtgtacacatacacagtcaaagtcgtgaaagaaagatatatggtaAAACAACAAGGACATGCTGTGACACACTTTCGCCtcaaggtagtttgcgcctcaatattgaaagacttaaactattgctaaaactttcctcaatgaaactttcgaccattctctaaGCAATACACGAATAACAACAGAGTCACCGTACAAAATTTAGTTCAAGAGAGACAAAATTTACCCATGATTCCCCGatttttgaaacttaaaatggccgccatgccatTGTCAACTCTATAGGGCAAATAAAATTTCCGATTCTCAAAACACTAAGATGGTGAGAATTGTTTCTTACATCAATAGCTTTATGACCACCAGTGGTATATCgaaagagaattgataaaatgtgaaagcccgaatatttgtccccgaggcacgtttTATGCCTTAAACCCCGGTTTGAAAGGCCCGGGATCGGGATTAACTGAGGTGTTAAGGAGATTATGAggcgtttctgtcttttgtcttcttttgaaattgcaatcataatataaagaaatatattttgctAGATTTTTGAATTAAGTCAGCACGGGGGTGTAAGTCTTTTTATCGTCAAGTCTGACGAGTCAGGTTTTAACAAATAAGCAAACATGATACGAAATGATGAATATGTGCCATCTGCATTGATCACTACACCCCTGCTTTGCggcaaactttgaaaatgaaaagtcaGACGTTGTCATTCAGTTATTTGCTAAAGCGCATACGTAGGTTTGTGACACTAAATGCAGCGGTGTGTCACCACTTTGTCACCCGGGATACATTTCATCTCCATTGGGTTTAATgatgtttcaaaaatgttttaaaaattaaagatgaaatgaaaaatgttttaaaaaatcacaaaactaTTTACAATATCAACATATCCAGACTCTTTTTCTTCTTAAAATACCTTAGATAAAGTAATAGTATGATGTGCCGTATGACCAATCACAAAATTTAAAGAGCTTACATGAATTTAACAATTCTCGGAGATTCAATTTGGAAACAATCCCCGATTGCGAAGAGAAGACTGACATTTCTGCCTAATATCTGTCGATTAAAGGTAGGGGACTCGATCCTAGGGAcagagtttgttctagtctgtaaga comes from Ptychodera flava strain L36383 chromosome 8, AS_Pfla_20210202, whole genome shotgun sequence and encodes:
- the LOC139138690 gene encoding uncharacterized protein isoform X1 — its product is MKVSTLLIFGVICFFQKAKTSSFELQKRAEDDHHMTILGVTTNNEMVVLDEDGAWTDPIENSCCVLNVAVQPGGIVVGVGTDNQLYEWKSRGGVWSWVGPIENSCCVKSIRMGTRGFLIGISPDNRLLARSKLKGATWQRLKKGCCFKAVEVVSDGRLFGVNKKNIIKIKTDMFTGKWITSKVSGPKVKDVIHLDDAEISVGLSVDGCQLYKIDDTMTWVPYMSTGDTCFISIGEGEDPVVE
- the LOC139138690 gene encoding uncharacterized protein isoform X2, which translates into the protein MLVIMLIIKAKTSSFELQKRAEDDHHMTILGVTTNNEMVVLDEDGAWTDPIENSCCVLNVAVQPGGIVVGVGTDNQLYEWKSRGGVWSWVGPIENSCCVKSIRMGTRGFLIGISPDNRLLARSKLKGATWQRLKKGCCFKAVEVVSDGRLFGVNKKNIIKIKTDMFTGKWITSKVSGPKVKDVIHLDDAEISVGLSVDGCQLYKIDDTMTWVPYMSTGDTCFISIGEGEDPVVE